Within Butyrivibrio fibrisolvens, the genomic segment TAAGTTCCTGAGCAATATCCTTGACAGACTTGTCACAAAGCTTGGAATCATCGGAAACAGTAAGTCTTATAAGCTCTGCCCTTCCTTTCGCAAAGGTATCTATCTTATTGGCGGATGGGAATTTCAAAAGTCTTGCTGCTTCATTGGCACAGGCTTCTTCAGGATTTATGACCATAGAAAGACCAAGTTCTTCTTTGATAAAATCGATCTCACGTGAATATACAGGATTACGTACTCTGGCTATAGTGTGGCAATGTCCTGTCTTCCTTGCGATGAGGCAGCATAAAAGGTTGATCTCATCAGAGTCTGTAACAGCGATCATAAGATCTGCAGATTCAATACCTGCATCCTTTAAGATAGAATAGCTGGCACCATTGCCAACGATTCCCATTACATCATAATTATTGACAACATTCTGTATTACATCGCTGTCTTCTTCTATTACAGTTATATTGTGGTTTTCTTTACTAAGCTGCTCGATAAGTGAACGTCCTACATTACCACATCCTACAATTACTATCTGCATCTTTTAACAATGCTCCCTTTTATCCATTCTTGATATTCAAGCACAGTGTTTAGCGTTTTTTTATATTTATTTATTCTTGTATCATTGTATTTTATACATATGAATTATAGAATTTGTTATAGAAAAAAGTATTAAACAACTGCTTTTTTATTGGTACTTAATGATTTTTCCTATATTTCTTATACAAAAGAAAAACTGATATTTTAAGTCCATACGTCATTATAGTACCACAGGGGTTTGTCTGCAAATATCAGAAAGGTGATTAATATAAATGCGATTTAGGGATTATCTTATTAAATTCAACAATTTCATGTATACCCATATGCAGGGAAGATACATAACATATGGCTACGATGCCCTTTCCAAATTTTTGTTTGGAATTACTCTGATACTCATATTCGTAAATATAATAGCTTCAAGCGGAATTATAAGTCTTATTACTCTTTTCCTCATCATATATTGTTATTATCGGCTTCTTTCCAAGAAAATACCTGAAAGGTATAAAGAGAATGAGCAGTATATCAGTATCAGGAACAAGGTAGTAGGTTTTTTCAAGAACTTCAGATACAATGCTGATCAGGCAAGACACTATCACATCTACAAGTGTCCAGGTTGCGGTCAGAAGATACGTATCCCACGCGGCAAGGGCAACATAATGGTAAGATGTCCAAAATGTAATACTGAATTCAAGAAAAGGGCATAATCCCGGAAAGATCATCTATGTTCGGTTATATTACCATAAACAAACCCGAGATCAAGTTTAAAGAGTTTGATATATATCATGCTTACTATTGCGGATTCTGCCGTATACTCAAAAAAGAGTACGGCTTGTCCGGTCAGGCTACGCTTACTTATGACCTTACTTTTCTTATCATGCTCTTGTCAGGTTTATATGAGCCGGAAGAAAAGATCGGTCAGACACACTGCATAGTTCATCCTATAGTCAAGCAATCAACAAGGATCAACAAGTTCTCCACATATGCTGCTGATATGAATGTCCTCCTTGCCTACTACAAATGCAGAGATGACTGGGAGGATGAGCACAAAGTATCCAAGCTTCTATACTCAAAACTCCTTCTAAGTGCCGTTCATAAAGCCGAACAAAGGTATCCACAGAAAGCCTCTTTTATCAAAGAAGGACTTCGCCGCATCAATGAATGCGAAGAATCAGGCGAACAGAATGTCGATAAGATCTCCGGATTATTTGGTGAGATATTCGCCGAGATTTTCTGCTATGAAGAGGACGACTGGGCTTCTGCTCTCAGAAAAATAGGCTTTTTCCTGGGAAAGTTCATATACATATTAGATGCCTGCGATGACATAGAGAAGGATATGGAAAAAGGAACTTACAATCCTTTCAAAGAAATGTGGCAAAAAGATCCTGAGAATTTCGATACATTCTGCTCTGAGCTTCTGACTATGATGATCTCGGAGTGCTGTAAAGCTTTTGAAATGCTACCTATAATTGAGAATGTTACTATACTTCGTAATATTCTGTACTCAGGTGTCTGGGTCAAATACGAAGTAATTCATGGAACCAGAATCAAAAAGCTTTCAAAAAACAGCTGATTATGCTACTTTTATATGCGTATAAAAAACTATCAGGAGAATACTAAGAATAATGTCAGATCCTTATAAGGTGTTGGGAATAACAAGAGATGCCAGTGATGATGAGGTCAAAAAAGCCTACAGAAACATGTCCAGAAAATATCATCCCGATGCCAATATAAATAATCCCAATAAAGACAAAGCCGAGGAAATGTTCAAGCTTGTACAACAGGCTTACCAGCAGATCATGAAAGAAAGATCCGGAGATTATTCAAGTTCCGATCCATCCGGAAGATACGGATCAGGATACGGCGGATTTGGTGGTTTTGGAGATTTTAGCGACTTTGGATTTGGTGGTTTTAACAATCAGAGAGCTGCCGGTGAAGATGATGAAGATGCTATCCACCTTCGAGCAGCAGTCAATTATATACAAGGCCGTCATTTTAGAGAAGCTCTAAATGTACTTGATACTATAAGAAACAGATCTGCAATGTGGTACTACTACAGTGCAGTTGCCAATAACGGTGTGGGTAACAATGCTACTGCCCTGCAGCATGCCCAGACAGCTCTTAATATGGAGCCCGGTAATCGCAATTATCAGGAACTTGTACAGATCTTAAGTTCAGGCGGTAGCTGGTATATGCAAAAGAGTTCTTCCTATGGTTATCCATTTGGAGGAAGCGTTGACTGTTCAAGGCTTTGCATGACCATGATACTTTGTAATGTATGCTGCGGAGGAGGCGGTTGCTTCGTCCCGTTTTTCTG encodes:
- a CDS encoding Zn-finger containing protein, yielding MRFRDYLIKFNNFMYTHMQGRYITYGYDALSKFLFGITLILIFVNIIASSGIISLITLFLIIYCYYRLLSKKIPERYKENEQYISIRNKVVGFFKNFRYNADQARHYHIYKCPGCGQKIRIPRGKGNIMVRCPKCNTEFKKRA
- a CDS encoding DUF5685 family protein, translating into MFGYITINKPEIKFKEFDIYHAYYCGFCRILKKEYGLSGQATLTYDLTFLIMLLSGLYEPEEKIGQTHCIVHPIVKQSTRINKFSTYAADMNVLLAYYKCRDDWEDEHKVSKLLYSKLLLSAVHKAEQRYPQKASFIKEGLRRINECEESGEQNVDKISGLFGEIFAEIFCYEEDDWASALRKIGFFLGKFIYILDACDDIEKDMEKGTYNPFKEMWQKDPENFDTFCSELLTMMISECCKAFEMLPIIENVTILRNILYSGVWVKYEVIHGTRIKKLSKNS
- a CDS encoding J domain-containing protein, whose translation is MSDPYKVLGITRDASDDEVKKAYRNMSRKYHPDANINNPNKDKAEEMFKLVQQAYQQIMKERSGDYSSSDPSGRYGSGYGGFGGFGDFSDFGFGGFNNQRAAGEDDEDAIHLRAAVNYIQGRHFREALNVLDTIRNRSAMWYYYSAVANNGVGNNATALQHAQTALNMEPGNRNYQELVQILSSGGSWYMQKSSSYGYPFGGSVDCSRLCMTMILCNVCCGGGGCFVPFFCI